A window from Rhea pennata isolate bPtePen1 chromosome 1, bPtePen1.pri, whole genome shotgun sequence encodes these proteins:
- the HAL gene encoding histidine ammonia-lyase — protein sequence MPRYTVHVRGEWLAVPCQNPTNTISWLGKEAVRRYMKNKPDNGGFTSVEEVKFYIRRCKGLGLLDLEDTVENALEDNEFVEVVIEGDIMSPDFIPSQPEGVHLYSKYREPEQYISLDGNSLTTEDLVNLGKGLYKIKLTPEAEVKVKQSREVIERIVKEQTVVYGITTGFGKFARTVIPNNKLRELQVNLVRSHSAGVGKPLSPERSRMLLALRINVLAKGYSGISLETLQQVIEAFNASCLPYIPEKGTVGASGDLAPLSHLALGLIGEGKMWSPKSGWADAKYVLEAHGLRPITLKPKEGLALINGTQMITSLGCEAVERASAIARQADIIAALTLEVLKGTTRAFDTDIHAVRPHRGQAEVAFRFRSLLDSDHHPSEIAESHRFCDRVQDAYTMRCCPQVHGVVNDTIAFVKDIMMTEINSATDNPMVFAQREETISGGNFHGEYPAKALDYLAIGVHELAAISERRIERLCNPSLSELPAFLVTEGGLNSGFMIAHCTAAALVSENKALCHPSSVDSLSTSAATEDHVSMGGWAARKALRVIEHVEQVLAIELLAACQGIEFLRPLRTTTPLEKVYDLVRSVVRPWMKDRFMAPDIEAAHRLLVEQKVWEVAEPYIEKYRREHIPESRPVSPTAFTLRSLVMNTCVSCDRSHQDEL from the exons ATGCCAAGATACACAGTGCACGTCCGAGGAGAATGGCTAGCAGTACCTTGCCAAAACCCCACCAACACTATCAGCTGGCTGGGAAAGGAGGCTGTGAGACGGTATATGAAAAACAAACCTGATAATGGGGGATTTACGTCGGTGGAAGAAGTAAAATTTTACATTCGAAGGTGCAAGGGGCTTGGCTTGCTGGACCTTGAAGACACAGTGGAGAATGCCCTGGAGGACAACGAGTTTGTCGAAGTCG TTATAGAAGGAGATATAATGTCTCCAGATTTCATACCGTCTCAACCAGAAGGAGTTCATTT GTATAGCAAATATCGAGAACCAGAACAG TATATTTCTTTAGATGGGAACAGTTTAACAACAGAGGACTTGGTGAATTTAGGGAAGGGGCTCTACAAGATAAAG ctCACACCTGAGGCTGAAGTGAAAGTTAAGCAATCAAGAGAAGTGATTGAAAGGATCGTAAAAGAGCAGACGG TTGTTTATGGAATTACCACGGGGTTTGGGAAGTTTGCCCGAACAGTCATTCCAAATAATAAGCTTAG gGAGCTCCAGGTGAATTTAGTTCGTTCACATTCTGCAG GTGTCGGCAAACCTTTGAGCCCAGAGAGATCTCGCATGCTGTTGGCACTGAGGATCAATGTCCTAGCAAAAGGATACAGTGGAATATCCTTAGAAACTCTCCAGCAAGTTATAGAAGCATTTAATG catCCTGTCTTCCTTATATTCCTGAGAAAGGGACAGTTGGAGCCAGTGGAGACTTGGCCCCCCTCTCTCATCTTGCTCTGGGATTGATCGGAGAGGGAAAGATGTGGTCTCCAAAGAGTGGCTGGGCTGATGCTAAATAT GTCCTGGAAGCCCATGGTCTGAGACCAATTACATTGAAACCAAAAGAG GGTCTGGCTCTGATTAATGGGACACAAATGATCACTTCACTGGGATGCGAAGCGGTTGAACGAGCCAGCGCTATTGCTAGGCAAGCAGACATAATTGCTGCCCTTACACTTGAAGTCTTGAAGGGTACAACTAGGGCCTTTGATACAG ACATCCATGCAGTGCGTCCACATCGTGGGCAGGCTGAAGTGGCGTTTCGATTCAGGTCCCTTTTAGATTCTGACCATCATCCATCAGAAATAGCAG AGAGCCATAGATTTTGTGATCGAGTTCAGGACGCGTACACAATGCGCTGCTGCCCTCAG GTTCACGGAGTGGTAAATGATACAATTGCTTTTGTGAAGGACATCATGATGACTGAAATCAATAGTGCTACGGATAACCCT ATGGTGTTTGCTCAAAGAGAAGAGACCATTTCTGGAGGAAATTTTCATGGTGAATATCCTGCAAAG GCTCTGGATTATTTGGCAATTGGTGTACATGAACTTGCTGCAATTAGTGAAAGAAGAATTGAGAGACTCTGCAACCCCTCACTCAGTGAGCTCCCTGCCTTTTTAGTAACTGAAGGAGGTCTTAACTCTGGCTTCATGATTGCCCATTGCACAGCAGCTGCCCTGG TTTCTGAGAATAAAGCCTTGTGCCACCCTTCTTCTGTGGATTCTCTCTCAACCAGTGCTGCTACAGAGGATCACGTATCAATGGGAGGATGGGCTGCAAGGAAAGCTTTGAGAGTTATTGAACATGTGGAACAAG TCCTGGCTATTGAACTGCTTGCAGCCTGCCAGGGCATTGAATTCCTACGCCCTCTGAGAACGACAACCCCATTGGAGAAAGTCTACGACCTTGTGCGCTCTGTTGTGAG GCCATGGATGAAGGATCGCTTCATGGCCCCAGACATTGAAGCAGCTCACAGGCTGCTGGTAGAGCAGAAG gtgTGGGAAGTGGCTGAACCTTACATTGAAAAGTATAGGAGGGAACATATCCCTGAATCGAGACCTGTTTCACCAACAGCCTTTACCCTGAGATCACTGGTAATGAATACATGTGTTAGTTGTGATCGCAGTCATCAGGATGAACTTTAA